The Alphaproteobacteria bacterium genome contains a region encoding:
- a CDS encoding trypsin-like serine protease, whose product MRGQGAGSISRHVVKLVGHNLLCTATVIGRQQLLTANHCVEGHGPFYVIAGGSRIAVASHSPSGQTTLLTLASPLPPHFVPIATGGDAGTGGAYTIAGYGTAREAERMHSAGLKEARLVSDSRYGGLVDPNRHGPISASACMGDSGGPVAKFDGKRYVLVGIVERVSNYAGIGACGFLTHFSAVSGASSYASAPASSQQASEPRQARVAGSTKKQRHWASVR is encoded by the coding sequence ATGCGCGGCCAGGGCGCCGGTTCCATCAGCAGGCATGTGGTGAAACTCGTCGGCCATAACCTGTTGTGCACCGCGACAGTGATCGGCCGCCAGCAACTCCTGACCGCGAATCATTGCGTCGAAGGCCACGGGCCGTTCTACGTGATCGCGGGCGGCTCGCGCATCGCGGTCGCGAGCCACTCGCCCTCCGGCCAGACCACGCTGCTGACCCTCGCGAGCCCCCTGCCCCCGCACTTCGTTCCGATCGCGACCGGCGGCGACGCCGGCACCGGCGGCGCCTACACCATCGCGGGCTACGGCACCGCGCGCGAGGCCGAGCGCATGCACTCTGCGGGCCTGAAAGAGGCGCGCCTTGTGTCCGACTCGCGCTACGGCGGGCTCGTCGATCCGAATCGCCACGGCCCGATCAGCGCCAGCGCCTGCATGGGCGATAGCGGCGGCCCGGTCGCGAAGTTCGACGGCAAGCGCTACGTGCTGGTCGGCATCGTCGAGCGCGTGTCCAACTATGCGGGCATCGGTGCCTGCGGTTTCCTCACTCATTTCTCGGCGGTGAGCGGCGCGAGCAGCTACGCCTCCGCGCCGGCGAGCAGCCAGCAGGCCTCCGAGCCGCGCCAGGCACGCGTCGCCGGTTCGACCAAGAAGCAGCGCCACTGGGCTTCAGTGCGCTAG
- a CDS encoding S1 family peptidase, with product MRTMGRALIGLLISCLPAAAMVGGATAPPDAIARAVVLIVGSRGNFCSGAALAADLVLTAAHCVLPGADYKIVEYDKARQPQLRDVARVSAHPNFNLQSLLAHRATADVALLKLAAPLASAAPARLGATPTVAPGDTFLVAGLGVAVRGDGKSGGTVRAANLIATGRPGNLQIRLVDAATLGEKEGLGACTGDSGAPVFADGGIIGVVSWSTGPRNAAGCGGLTGVTPLALYRAWITDSAKLLGNQF from the coding sequence ATGCGCACCATGGGGCGCGCGCTTATCGGCCTGCTCATCTCGTGTCTTCCCGCCGCCGCGATGGTCGGCGGCGCCACCGCGCCGCCCGACGCCATCGCGCGCGCGGTCGTGCTGATCGTCGGCTCGCGCGGCAACTTCTGCAGCGGCGCGGCGCTCGCCGCGGACCTCGTGCTCACCGCGGCGCACTGCGTGCTGCCGGGCGCCGACTACAAGATCGTGGAGTACGACAAGGCGCGGCAGCCGCAGCTGCGCGACGTGGCGCGCGTCAGCGCACATCCGAACTTCAATCTGCAGAGCCTGCTCGCGCATCGCGCGACGGCTGACGTTGCGTTGCTCAAGCTCGCCGCCCCGCTCGCAAGCGCTGCCCCGGCGCGGCTCGGAGCGACGCCGACAGTGGCGCCGGGCGATACCTTCCTGGTTGCGGGCCTCGGGGTCGCGGTACGCGGCGACGGCAAATCGGGCGGCACGGTGCGCGCCGCGAATCTCATCGCCACCGGCCGGCCCGGAAACCTGCAAATCCGCCTTGTTGACGCCGCAACCCTGGGCGAAAAAGAAGGCCTTGGCGCCTGCACCGGGGATTCCGGCGCGCCCGTTTTTGCCGATGGCGGCATTATCGGGGTGGTGAGCTGGTCCACCGGCCCCCGGAATGCGGCGGGCTGCGGGGGCCTCACGGGGGTCACCCCGCTCGCGCTCTATCGCGCCTGGATCACAGATTCCGCAAAACTACTTGGGAACCAATTTTAG